One Falco biarmicus isolate bFalBia1 chromosome 9, bFalBia1.pri, whole genome shotgun sequence genomic region harbors:
- the ZBTB43 gene encoding zinc finger and BTB domain-containing protein 43: MESGSSSFRVEFPDFSSTILQKLNQQRQQGQLCDVSIVVQGHLFRAHKAVLAASSPYFCDQVLLKNSKRIVLPDVMNPRVFENILLSTYTGRLVMPAPEIVSYLTAASFLQMWHVVDKCTEVLEGNPTVLCQKMNHGSDHQSPSSSNYNGLVETFELGSGGQTEFHKVQELRDGENEEESSKDELSCQLTEHEYLPSNSSTEHDRLSTGMTSQDGEEGTSDSAEYQYTRPMYSKPSIMSHKRWIHVKPERFEQDCEGVDNPYDEHQVSESMNAIQADHSIQSSGVEDFHIGDKKMEAEFDEQADESNYDEQVDFYGSSMEEFSGERADGSLGAHRQDLMIAAGYSEGIEMAAGIKEETSLTGFSHADKLYPCQCGKSFTHKSQRDRHMSMHLGLRPYGCGVCGKKFKMKHHLVGHMKIHTGIKPYECNICGKRFMWRDSFHRHVTSCTKSYQASKAEQSTTEMN, from the coding sequence ATGGAGTCTGGGTCAAGCTCATTTCGAGTGgaatttccagatttttctaGCACCATTTTGCAGAAGTTAAACCAGCAGCGCCAGCAAGGACAATTATGCGATGTGTCTATTGTAGTTCAGGGCCATCTCTTCAGAGCCCATAAAGCTGTTCTTGCAGCTAGTTCACCTTATTTCTGTGATCAGGTTCTCCTAAAAAACAGCAAGCGAATAGTCCTGCCTGATGTGATGAATCCCAGAGTGTTTGAAAACATTCTTCTGTCTACCTATACAGGTCGGCTGGTAATGCCTGCTCCAGAAATTGTTAGTTATTTGACAGCAGCAAGTTTCCTTCAGATGTGGCATGTAGTCGACAAATGCACTGAAGTGCTAGAGGGGAACCCAACAGTGCTGTGTCAGAAGATGAATCATGGCAGTGATCACCAGTCCCCAAGCAGTAGTAATTACAATGGCCTCGTAGAAACCTTTGAACTTGGCTCTGGAGGACAGACGGAATTCCACAAAGTGCAGGAGCTAAGGGATGGCGAAAATGAAGAAGAGAGCTCTAAAGATGAACTGTCATGTCAACTGACAGAACATGAGTACCTTCCCAGTAATTCTTCAACAGAACATGATAGACTTAGCACTGGAATGACAAGTCAGGACGGTGAAGAAGGAACCAGTGATAGTGCAGAGTATCAGTATACCAGGCCTATGTATAGCAAACCCAGCATCATGTCTCACAAGCGGTGGATCCATGTGAAACCAGAAAGATTTGAACAAGACTGTGAAGGTGTTGATAATCCTTATGATGAACACCAAGTTTCTGAATCCATGAATGCCATTCAGGCAGATCATTCAATCCAGTCTTCAGGTGTTGAAGACTTTCATATAGGTGACAAAAAGATGGAAGCAGAATTTGATGAACAAGCAGATGAAAGTAATTATGATGAACAAGTTGACTTCTATGGCTCTTCTATGGAAGAATTTTCTGGTGAAAGGGCAGATGGAAGTTTAGGTGCTCACAGACAGGATCTTATGATAGCAGCAGGCTACAGTGAAGGCATTGAAATGGCTGCAGGaattaaagaagaaacatcTCTCACAGGATTCTCACATGCTGATAAGCTATATCCTTGTCAGTGTGGAAAGAGCTTTACACACAAAAGTCAGAGAGATCGGCATATGAGTATGCACCTTGGTCTTCGACCTTATGGCTGTGGTGTCTGTGGTAAgaaattcaaaatgaaacaccATCTTGTAGGCCATATGAAAATTCATACAGGCATAAAACCATATGAGTGTAACATCTGTGGGAAAAGGTTTATGTGGCGGGACAGTTTTCATCGGCATGTGACCTCTTGTACCAAGTCATATCAGGCTTCTAAAGCTGAGCAGAGTACTACTGAGATGAACTAA